From Halomicrobium salinisoli, the proteins below share one genomic window:
- a CDS encoding DUF4097 family beta strand repeat-containing protein, whose translation MEYHTRRSVLAGLAATTALSGCVAAGGSRTVEETETTTHDAGEALAVDGEAGDVTVEGADRDDVEVQATKRAASEGDLGDVSLSTDRSDGRLELVVEREDAWFRFGSPPRLDLHVTVPADVRVERIDVASGDVELTGVRGPTTVDTSSGDVRARDVDGDVTVDTSSGDVTLQSVGVATVDVSSGDVEVIDADGNVTADTSSGDVTVANPGGDVDVSASSGDVSIRLPAEPGATVSADVTSGDIETTGLDVSTDGSTLETTVGDGSRTVDVSTSSGDVEIVVESD comes from the coding sequence ATGGAGTACCACACGCGCCGCAGCGTGCTGGCGGGACTGGCCGCGACGACTGCCCTCTCCGGCTGCGTGGCCGCGGGCGGGAGCCGGACCGTAGAGGAGACGGAGACGACGACCCACGACGCCGGTGAGGCCCTCGCCGTCGACGGGGAGGCCGGCGACGTCACCGTCGAGGGCGCCGATCGGGACGACGTCGAAGTCCAGGCCACGAAGCGCGCCGCCTCGGAGGGCGACCTCGGCGACGTCTCCCTCTCGACCGACCGATCGGACGGCCGCCTCGAACTCGTCGTCGAGCGCGAGGACGCCTGGTTCCGGTTCGGCAGCCCGCCGCGGCTGGACCTTCACGTGACCGTACCGGCCGACGTCCGCGTCGAGCGAATCGACGTCGCGAGCGGTGACGTCGAGCTGACGGGCGTCCGGGGCCCGACGACGGTGGACACGAGCAGCGGCGACGTCCGCGCGCGCGACGTCGACGGCGACGTCACGGTCGACACCTCCAGCGGCGACGTCACCCTCCAGTCAGTCGGCGTGGCGACCGTCGACGTCTCCAGCGGCGACGTCGAGGTGATCGATGCCGACGGCAACGTCACGGCGGACACGAGCAGCGGCGACGTGACGGTGGCCAACCCCGGGGGTGACGTCGACGTGAGCGCCTCCAGCGGGGACGTGTCCATCCGGCTTCCGGCCGAACCCGGCGCGACCGTCTCCGCCGACGTCACCAGCGGCGACATCGAAACGACGGGGCTCGACGTCTCGACCGACGGATCGACGCTGGAGACCACCGTCGGCGACGGCTCCCGGACCGTCGACGTTTCGACGTCCTCGGGCGACGTCGAAATCGTCGTCGAGAGCGACTGA
- the uvrB gene encoding excinuclease ABC subunit UvrB encodes MSDSGPLSVDRPDVDRDFRVDAPFEPAGDQPEAIEQLADGFRRGMDKQTLLGVTGSGKTNTVSWLIEAIQKPTLVIAHNKTLAAQLYEEFRSLFPDNAVEYFVSYYDYYQPEAYVEQTDKYIEKDASINDEIDRLRHSATRSLLTRDDVIVVASVSAIYGLGDPRNYVDMSLRIEQGQEIERDDLLKRLVDLNYERNDVDFTQGTFRVRGDTIEIYPMYGRYAVRVDMWGDEIERMVKVDPLEGEVVGEEPAVLLHPAEHYSIPEERLQRAIDEIERLKEERVSYFERTGDAVAAQRIDERTTFDLEMMRETGYCSGIENYSVHLSDRDSGDPPYTLIDYFPDDFLTVVDESHQTIPQIKGQYEGDKSRKDSLVENGFRLPTAYDNRPLTFEEFEAKTDRTLYVSATPGDYERDVSDQIVEQIVRPTHLVDPEIEVADATGQVEDLIDRIGGMPDDERVLVTTLTKRMAEDLTEYLEEAGVDVAYMHDETDTLERHELIRSLRLGEIQVLVGINLLREGLDIPEVSLVAILDADQEGFLRSETTLVQTMGRAARNVNGEVVLYADDTSDAMQSAIQETRRRREIQREYNEEHGYEPTTIEKEIGETSLPGAETDTSDVAGEGPADADEAARRIERLEERMREAADNLEFELAADIRDRIRELREEFDLGGGEDDDGVPAPTEGF; translated from the coding sequence ATGAGTGATTCGGGCCCGCTGTCCGTCGATCGCCCCGACGTCGACCGGGACTTCCGCGTGGACGCGCCCTTCGAACCCGCCGGCGACCAGCCGGAGGCCATCGAGCAACTGGCCGACGGCTTCCGGCGCGGGATGGACAAGCAGACGCTGCTGGGCGTGACGGGGTCCGGCAAGACCAACACCGTCTCGTGGCTGATCGAGGCGATCCAGAAGCCGACCCTCGTGATCGCCCACAACAAGACGCTGGCCGCGCAGCTCTACGAGGAGTTCCGGAGCCTGTTCCCGGACAACGCGGTCGAGTACTTCGTCAGCTACTACGACTACTATCAGCCGGAAGCCTACGTCGAGCAGACGGACAAGTACATCGAGAAAGACGCCTCGATCAACGACGAGATCGACCGGCTCCGGCACTCGGCGACGCGCTCGCTGCTGACCCGGGACGACGTCATCGTCGTCGCCTCGGTCTCCGCCATCTACGGGCTGGGTGACCCGCGCAACTACGTCGACATGAGCCTGCGCATCGAGCAGGGCCAGGAGATCGAGCGCGACGACCTCCTGAAACGACTGGTCGACCTGAACTACGAGCGCAACGACGTCGACTTCACGCAGGGCACCTTCCGCGTGCGCGGCGACACGATCGAGATCTACCCGATGTACGGTCGCTACGCCGTCCGGGTGGACATGTGGGGCGACGAGATCGAGCGGATGGTCAAGGTCGACCCGCTGGAGGGCGAGGTCGTCGGCGAGGAGCCCGCCGTCCTGCTGCACCCGGCGGAGCACTACTCCATCCCGGAGGAGCGCCTCCAGCGCGCCATCGACGAGATCGAGCGCCTCAAGGAGGAGCGGGTGAGCTACTTCGAGCGCACGGGCGACGCCGTCGCAGCCCAGCGCATCGACGAGCGGACCACCTTCGACCTGGAGATGATGCGCGAGACGGGCTACTGTTCCGGCATCGAGAACTACTCCGTCCACCTCTCGGATCGGGACTCGGGCGACCCGCCGTACACCCTGATCGACTACTTCCCCGACGACTTCCTGACCGTCGTCGACGAGTCCCACCAGACCATCCCGCAGATCAAGGGCCAGTACGAGGGCGACAAGTCGCGCAAGGACAGCCTCGTCGAGAACGGCTTCCGCCTGCCGACGGCCTACGACAACCGCCCGCTCACCTTCGAGGAGTTCGAGGCCAAGACCGACCGGACGCTGTACGTCTCCGCGACGCCGGGCGACTACGAGCGCGACGTGTCGGACCAGATCGTCGAGCAGATCGTCCGGCCGACCCACCTCGTCGACCCGGAGATCGAGGTGGCCGACGCCACCGGCCAGGTCGAGGACCTCATCGACCGCATCGGGGGGATGCCCGACGACGAGCGCGTCCTCGTGACCACGCTCACCAAGCGCATGGCCGAGGACCTCACCGAGTACCTCGAGGAGGCCGGCGTCGACGTCGCCTACATGCACGACGAGACCGATACCCTGGAGCGCCACGAACTGATCCGCTCGCTCCGCCTGGGCGAGATCCAGGTGCTCGTCGGCATCAACCTCCTCCGCGAGGGGCTGGACATCCCCGAAGTCAGCCTCGTGGCCATCCTCGACGCCGACCAGGAGGGCTTTCTCCGCAGCGAGACGACGCTCGTCCAGACGATGGGCCGCGCCGCCCGGAACGTCAACGGCGAAGTGGTCCTCTACGCCGACGACACCAGCGACGCCATGCAGTCGGCCATCCAGGAGACGCGGCGGCGCCGCGAGATCCAGCGGGAGTACAACGAGGAGCACGGCTACGAGCCGACCACCATCGAGAAGGAGATCGGCGAGACCTCGCTGCCCGGCGCCGAGACCGACACCTCCGACGTGGCCGGCGAGGGGCCGGCCGACGCCGACGAGGCCGCCCGCCGGATCGAGCGCCTCGAGGAGCGGATGCGCGAGGCCGCCGACAACCTGGAGTTCGAGCTCGCGGCCGACATCCGCGACCGCATCCGGGAACTGCGCGAGGAGTTCGACCTCGGCGGCGGCGAGGACGACGACGGCGTCCCCGCGCCGACCGAGGGGTTCTGA
- a CDS encoding DUF7553 family protein, with amino-acid sequence MGCSPLVDANRRLLAAIETPPDSGLEDRLDDVAATVWTLEHEVPADPGACCRLRQKLRRLEREACDRRAAEIERARRALESYGRRLEAV; translated from the coding sequence ATGGGCTGTTCGCCGCTCGTCGACGCCAACAGGCGGCTGCTCGCCGCCATCGAGACGCCGCCGGACAGCGGGCTGGAGGACCGCCTCGACGACGTCGCCGCGACGGTGTGGACGCTCGAACACGAGGTCCCGGCCGACCCCGGCGCCTGCTGCCGACTCCGCCAGAAGCTCAGGCGGCTGGAGCGGGAGGCCTGCGACCGCCGCGCCGCAGAGATCGAGCGCGCCCGGCGCGCCCTCGAGTCCTACGGGCGTCGGCTGGAGGCGGTCTAG
- a CDS encoding DUF2249 domain-containing protein, translating into MSADTVLDVREIDGEPFGDIMSALSELEEGETLELVNSFEPEPLYDVLGNRGFEHETEQIADDEWHVRISHA; encoded by the coding sequence ATGTCGGCAGACACGGTGCTCGACGTCCGCGAGATCGACGGCGAACCGTTCGGCGACATCATGAGCGCGCTCTCCGAACTGGAGGAGGGCGAGACGCTGGAGCTGGTCAACAGCTTCGAGCCCGAGCCGCTGTACGACGTGCTCGGCAACCGCGGGTTCGAACACGAGACCGAGCAGATCGCAGACGACGAGTGGCACGTGCGGATCAGCCACGCGTAG
- a CDS encoding DUF106 domain-containing protein: protein MDDALRDRLRDDPALARALAVALDRAEAGDGTVIWATVSDALDAEQWGRLLDAGLLVPAGDRFVVADPTAARAVLDDCDVEPGAAEAAASDDPSAVEGTADTDDATSWTRRDKVAGVASLALMASYQFAPVRDAVGQAMHAVLGPVEAALPFVATVALLAVATTVVTTALQRRLRDAERMERVKERMEDVRERLSAARERGDEAAVERLEAEQRDLLTDQFAAMKGLLRPMAWTVLVTAPVFLWLSWLVAAPAAAITPAATVFPFLGRVAWTARLVGPVQAWMVWYVGCSLLSSLTLRRVADRVAPAASA from the coding sequence ATGGACGACGCCCTCCGAGACCGACTCCGTGACGACCCCGCTCTCGCACGGGCGCTGGCCGTCGCGCTCGACCGGGCCGAGGCCGGCGACGGCACCGTGATCTGGGCGACCGTCAGCGACGCGCTCGACGCCGAGCAGTGGGGCCGGTTGCTCGACGCCGGCCTGCTGGTCCCCGCCGGCGACCGGTTCGTCGTGGCCGACCCCACGGCGGCGCGGGCGGTGCTGGACGACTGCGACGTCGAACCCGGGGCGGCCGAGGCTGCGGCGAGCGACGACCCGTCCGCCGTCGAAGGCACCGCCGACACCGACGACGCGACCAGTTGGACCCGACGCGACAAGGTCGCCGGCGTCGCGTCGCTGGCCCTGATGGCCAGCTACCAGTTCGCGCCCGTTCGCGACGCCGTCGGCCAGGCGATGCACGCGGTGCTGGGGCCGGTCGAGGCCGCCCTGCCGTTCGTCGCCACCGTCGCCCTGCTGGCCGTCGCGACGACGGTCGTCACGACCGCGCTCCAGCGACGCCTCCGGGACGCGGAGCGCATGGAACGCGTCAAGGAGCGGATGGAGGACGTCCGCGAGCGGCTGTCGGCGGCCCGCGAACGCGGCGACGAGGCGGCCGTCGAGCGCCTGGAGGCCGAGCAGCGCGACCTGCTGACCGACCAGTTCGCCGCGATGAAAGGGCTGCTCCGGCCGATGGCCTGGACCGTCCTGGTGACGGCGCCGGTCTTCCTGTGGCTCTCGTGGCTGGTGGCGGCGCCGGCCGCCGCCATTACGCCGGCGGCCACGGTCTTCCCGTTCCTCGGTCGGGTCGCCTGGACGGCGCGGCTGGTCGGGCCGGTCCAGGCCTGGATGGTCTGGTACGTCGGCTGCTCGCTCCTCTCCTCGCTGACGCTCCGCCGGGTGGCCGACCGCGTCGCGCCCGCCGCGAGCGCGTAG
- a CDS encoding CGCGG family rSAM-modified RiPP protein, producing the protein MSGVSHDEVEPITDHVHDNSWSANLEQPEHGEDRDLLLSQAVEAVEHTASGNHVNLVTHEAHGDPESYLYPRLDDAFGETVDYEYVSQCGCGGHVTRVHVD; encoded by the coding sequence ATGTCCGGAGTCTCCCACGACGAGGTCGAACCGATCACGGACCACGTCCACGACAACTCCTGGTCGGCGAACTTAGAGCAGCCCGAGCACGGCGAGGACCGCGATCTCCTCCTCTCACAGGCCGTCGAGGCCGTCGAGCACACCGCGTCGGGCAACCACGTCAACCTCGTGACCCACGAGGCCCACGGGGACCCCGAGTCGTACCTCTATCCGCGCCTCGACGACGCCTTCGGCGAGACCGTCGACTACGAGTACGTCAGCCAGTGCGGCTGCGGCGGCCACGTGACGCGAGTCCACGTCGACTGA
- a CDS encoding helix-turn-helix domain-containing protein: protein MEIAVDDPGSCPVARASESAGDVTSVQRASIAGDGPVTEEFTAAADAPVDDGDLEQVATAGDEAVYRFEREAGSACVCQSIEELAGPVSDVRAADGGLVVTARVDDVETVRSVVDRLRDAFDGVRIRRLRSLDEATDGDGLAPDGLLTERQREVLETAHDLGYFEYPKGANAGEVADELGISRSTLAEHLAAAQGKLLATMLNSGDRGRA, encoded by the coding sequence ATGGAGATCGCGGTCGACGACCCGGGGTCGTGTCCGGTGGCGCGGGCCTCCGAGAGCGCCGGCGACGTCACGTCCGTCCAGCGGGCGTCGATCGCCGGGGACGGGCCGGTCACCGAGGAGTTCACGGCCGCTGCCGACGCCCCCGTCGACGACGGGGACCTCGAGCAGGTGGCCACGGCCGGCGACGAGGCGGTCTACCGCTTCGAGCGCGAGGCCGGGTCGGCCTGCGTCTGCCAGTCCATCGAGGAGCTGGCGGGCCCCGTCTCGGACGTCCGCGCGGCGGACGGCGGCCTCGTCGTGACGGCCCGCGTCGACGACGTCGAGACGGTCCGGTCGGTCGTCGACCGCCTCCGCGACGCCTTCGACGGCGTCCGGATCCGCCGGCTCCGGTCCCTGGACGAGGCCACCGACGGCGACGGCCTCGCGCCCGACGGCCTCCTCACCGAGCGCCAGCGGGAGGTGCTTGAGACGGCCCACGACCTGGGCTACTTCGAGTACCCGAAGGGGGCCAACGCCGGCGAGGTGGCCGACGAACTCGGCATCTCGCGGTCGACCCTCGCCGAGCACCTCGCCGCCGCGCAGGGGAAACTGCTCGCGACCATGCTAAACTCGGGCGACCGGGGGCGGGCGTAG
- the cysK gene encoding cysteine synthase A — protein sequence MHVSDVTELVGETPLVDLDAFAPNLLGKVEAVNPGGSVKDRIAVAMLDRAEEAGALGPETTVVEPTSGNTGIGLATAAAARGYDLVLTMPESMSEERRRLLRALGADLELTPADGGMDGAIEAAEAIVEDREDAVTLQQFENPANPRIHRETTGPEIWDATDGEVDAVVAGVGTGGTITGVSEHLKEDREADVRSVAVEPAGSPVLSGGEPGSHSIQGIGAGFVPEVLRTELLDEVISVEDEDAKAAAQRLGQEEGILAGISAGAAVAAAERVAADAPDDTVVVILPDTGERYLSTDLFADA from the coding sequence ATGCACGTCAGCGACGTCACCGAGTTGGTCGGCGAGACGCCCCTCGTGGACCTGGACGCGTTCGCGCCGAACCTGCTGGGCAAGGTCGAGGCGGTCAACCCCGGCGGGTCGGTGAAGGACCGCATCGCCGTGGCCATGCTCGACCGCGCCGAGGAGGCCGGGGCGCTGGGCCCGGAGACCACCGTCGTCGAGCCGACGAGCGGCAACACCGGCATCGGGCTGGCGACGGCCGCGGCCGCCCGCGGGTACGACCTCGTGCTGACGATGCCCGAGTCGATGAGCGAGGAGCGCCGCCGGCTCCTCCGCGCGCTGGGTGCGGACCTGGAGCTGACCCCCGCCGACGGCGGCATGGACGGGGCCATCGAGGCCGCGGAGGCCATCGTCGAGGACCGCGAGGACGCCGTCACCCTCCAGCAGTTCGAGAACCCCGCGAACCCGCGGATCCACCGCGAGACGACCGGGCCGGAGATCTGGGACGCCACCGACGGCGAGGTCGACGCCGTCGTGGCCGGCGTCGGCACCGGCGGCACGATCACGGGCGTCTCCGAGCACCTCAAGGAGGACCGGGAGGCCGACGTCCGATCGGTCGCCGTCGAGCCCGCCGGTTCGCCCGTCCTCTCCGGGGGCGAGCCGGGCAGCCACTCGATCCAGGGCATCGGCGCCGGCTTCGTCCCCGAGGTGCTCCGGACGGAGCTGCTCGACGAGGTGATCTCCGTCGAGGACGAGGATGCGAAAGCGGCCGCCCAGCGCCTCGGGCAGGAGGAGGGGATCCTCGCCGGCATCTCCGCCGGCGCGGCCGTGGCCGCCGCCGAGCGGGTCGCCGCCGACGCCCCCGACGACACCGTCGTCGTGATCCTCCCCGACACGGGCGAACGGTACCTCTCGACGGACCTGTTCGCCGACGCCTGA
- a CDS encoding rubrerythrin family protein, giving the protein MEPDQFVDAVREENDTALSRLGSSKALYALTEGEMEDDVVRARAADLAGYGAETFEDWVAEADADVYRAAIDLLGDQRDEADPDRELGDRPAVYDALAALDGEDERLGGFVAWTLVYGSTLDQLTGYFTGQADPQTASTFRGMSSDVDELREGAFDALAEADQDAARSAAEDVIEAAYDEYFETLEDLGVNPKPVC; this is encoded by the coding sequence ATGGAACCGGACCAGTTCGTCGACGCCGTGCGCGAGGAGAACGACACCGCCCTCTCGCGGCTGGGGTCGTCCAAGGCACTGTACGCCCTCACCGAGGGCGAGATGGAGGACGACGTCGTCCGCGCCCGCGCCGCCGACCTGGCCGGCTACGGCGCCGAGACGTTCGAGGACTGGGTCGCCGAGGCCGACGCCGACGTCTACCGCGCGGCCATCGACCTCCTGGGGGACCAGCGCGACGAGGCCGACCCCGACCGCGAACTCGGCGACCGCCCGGCGGTCTACGACGCGCTGGCGGCCCTCGACGGCGAGGACGAGCGCCTCGGCGGCTTCGTCGCCTGGACGCTCGTCTACGGCAGCACGCTCGACCAGCTGACCGGCTACTTCACCGGGCAGGCCGACCCGCAGACCGCGAGCACGTTCCGCGGGATGAGCAGCGACGTCGACGAGCTGCGGGAGGGCGCCTTCGACGCGCTGGCCGAGGCCGATCAGGACGCCGCCCGCTCCGCCGCCGAGGACGTGATCGAGGCCGCCTACGACGAGTACTTCGAGACGCTCGAGGACCTCGGCGTCAACCCCAAGCCCGTCTGCTGA